In the Candidatus Electrothrix rattekaaiensis genome, one interval contains:
- a CDS encoding zinc ribbon domain-containing protein, which translates to MPIYEYECKKCAKHFELLTTSSHDEEAVKCPECQSLEVQKTISSGTFRMSSGGSSIPCGSPSGCPSGSGFS; encoded by the coding sequence ATGCCTATCTATGAATATGAGTGCAAAAAATGCGCAAAGCATTTCGAGCTGCTTACCACCTCATCCCATGACGAAGAAGCCGTCAAGTGCCCGGAATGCCAAAGCCTTGAAGTGCAAAAGACAATCTCTTCAGGTACGTTCCGGATGAGTTCCGGCGGATCTTCCATCCCCTGCGGCTCGCCCTCGGGTTGTCCGTCCGGGTCCGGTTTTTCCTGA